From Brochothrix thermosphacta DSM 20171 = FSL F6-1036, a single genomic window includes:
- a CDS encoding FecCD family ABC transporter permease, whose translation MKNRVIWLYVIVTTVLILAILWSLLSGSISITFWEIATQLFSSGNENVAIIRDLRLPRIILALFAGAALSVSGLLLQAVLKNPLADAGVIGISAGAQLFVLSLLTFSPQMYNWSPVAAFIGGSIACVLVFLFSIRSGLNPLYLIIIGVAVNAVFTGLGDLVSGIGAQVSSQASGSAIGFGMKKWSDVSMLVGYGGLGLLLSFFLAKRCNLLALTDDVLVGLGAPIARIRIMIAAVAVLLAAIATAVVGVIAFVGLLVPHMARSLLKTADHRILLPFSMLLGGLLLIIADTLGRIMFEQVEIPAAIIMLIIGGPFLILLMWRNKVIR comes from the coding sequence ATGAAAAATAGAGTGATTTGGCTGTATGTTATTGTAACTACCGTTTTGATTCTTGCGATACTGTGGTCATTACTATCCGGCAGTATTTCTATCACTTTTTGGGAAATAGCAACACAATTGTTCAGTTCGGGAAATGAAAATGTTGCGATTATTCGTGATTTACGCTTACCACGTATTATATTAGCGTTATTTGCAGGAGCGGCACTCTCTGTTTCAGGGTTATTATTACAAGCTGTTTTAAAAAATCCGCTTGCAGATGCAGGTGTTATTGGTATTTCAGCGGGAGCGCAGTTGTTTGTGTTGAGTTTACTCACTTTTTCACCTCAAATGTACAATTGGTCACCGGTTGCCGCTTTTATAGGAGGGAGTATCGCTTGCGTGTTAGTCTTCCTATTTAGTATTCGTTCAGGGCTTAACCCACTCTATTTGATTATCATTGGAGTGGCCGTTAACGCTGTTTTCACTGGATTAGGTGATCTAGTATCTGGAATTGGTGCACAAGTCAGTAGTCAGGCATCTGGGAGTGCTATTGGCTTTGGTATGAAGAAATGGTCAGATGTATCAATGTTAGTGGGTTACGGTGGTTTAGGATTGCTGTTATCATTTTTCCTTGCAAAGCGCTGTAACTTATTGGCTTTAACAGATGATGTTTTGGTTGGATTAGGAGCACCGATAGCCCGTATCAGAATTATGATTGCTGCTGTTGCCGTTTTGTTGGCAGCCATTGCAACTGCAGTGGTAGGCGTCATTGCTTTTGTAGGATTATTAGTACCACACATGGCGAGATCCTTATTAAAAACAGCAGATCATCGTATATTACTGCCTTTTTCAATGCTGTTAGGTGGTTTGTTATTAATTATTGCAGATACGTTGGGACGGATTATGTTTGAGCAAGTTGAAATTCCAGCGGCAATTATCATGTTGATCATTGGTGGACCATTCTTAATCCTATTGATGTGGCGTAATAAAGTAATTCGTTAA
- the srtB gene encoding class B sortase — MKRKILNLIMLAVLVFSSYQIIKTYRENKHNQTVLTEVQTLYKEEIQTTPKGEEQKFPAFKKLQTINPDIIGWLTIADSTINYPVLQTDNNDYYLKHNYQGESARAGSVFKDFRNTNQDEKNTIIYGHNMKDGSMFADIQKYMDKDFFKSHPTFEYNTETENYKVEVFAVYETTTDFYYIETNFNETASFARYLSEVQKMSVYKTDVKVSDEDHIITLSTCDTGFDYEKGRYVVQGKIVKSD, encoded by the coding sequence ATGAAACGAAAGATACTCAATCTTATTATGCTTGCTGTGCTTGTTTTTTCGAGTTACCAAATAATAAAAACATATCGTGAAAATAAACATAATCAAACAGTTTTAACAGAAGTACAAACGTTATATAAAGAAGAGATACAAACAACGCCTAAGGGGGAGGAACAAAAATTCCCTGCTTTTAAAAAGTTACAAACGATTAATCCGGATATTATTGGTTGGTTAACAATTGCGGATTCAACAATTAACTATCCTGTTTTACAAACGGATAATAACGATTATTACTTGAAGCATAATTATCAAGGCGAGTCAGCTCGCGCAGGTAGCGTTTTTAAAGATTTTCGTAATACTAACCAAGATGAAAAGAATACGATTATTTATGGGCATAATATGAAAGATGGTTCAATGTTTGCTGATATTCAAAAATACATGGATAAAGATTTTTTTAAGTCACATCCCACATTTGAATATAATACAGAAACAGAAAACTATAAGGTTGAGGTATTTGCTGTCTATGAAACGACGACTGATTTTTATTATATTGAGACTAATTTTAATGAAACAGCTTCTTTTGCGCGATATCTGAGTGAAGTTCAAAAAATGTCCGTTTATAAAACCGATGTGAAGGTTTCTGATGAAGACCATATCATTACTTTATCAACGTGTGATACTGGTTTTGATTATGAAAAAGGGCGGTATGTGGTGCAAGGTAAAATTGTTAAAAGTGATTAA
- a CDS encoding aminopeptidase has protein sequence MRDQRLDTLAHNLINYSIDLKPGEKVLIENFGIQREFVKALVKEAYAAGGQPFVSLKDNQIERELLLGATLPQFKLQADFETAVMKEMDAYIGLRAFDNINAKADVPADKNGIYSQTVQYMHSNVRVKQTKWVVLRYPNQAMAQLAGRSLEGFEDFYFDVCNLDYSKMDEAMKPLQSLMERTDRVRLVGPGTDLSFSIKDIPAIRCSGQNNIPDGEVYTAPVKDSVNGVLTHNTPSPYNGTTFENIKLTFKDGKIVDATCSNEPEKLNAILDTDEGARYIGEFAIGVNPYIAEPMQDILFDEKIRGSFHFTPGQCYDEAYNGNTSGIHWDMVNIQRADYGGGQIFFDDVLIRDNGLFVLPELEALNPDNLK, from the coding sequence ATGAGAGACCAACGTCTAGATACACTTGCTCACAATTTAATTAACTATTCAATCGATTTGAAACCTGGTGAAAAGGTTCTGATTGAAAACTTTGGTATTCAACGTGAATTCGTAAAGGCACTTGTTAAAGAAGCTTATGCCGCTGGCGGTCAACCTTTTGTTTCTTTAAAAGATAACCAAATAGAGCGTGAATTATTACTTGGCGCAACTTTACCGCAATTTAAATTACAAGCCGATTTTGAAACGGCAGTAATGAAAGAAATGGATGCCTATATTGGATTACGTGCCTTTGACAATATCAACGCTAAAGCGGATGTGCCTGCTGATAAAAATGGCATTTACAGCCAAACAGTGCAATACATGCACTCTAACGTGCGTGTAAAACAAACAAAATGGGTTGTTTTACGTTATCCGAATCAAGCAATGGCTCAGTTAGCGGGGCGTAGTTTAGAAGGATTTGAAGATTTTTACTTCGATGTTTGTAATTTAGACTATAGTAAAATGGATGAAGCAATGAAACCTTTACAAAGTTTAATGGAACGAACTGATCGCGTTCGCTTAGTTGGACCTGGCACTGATTTGAGCTTCTCTATCAAAGATATTCCAGCTATTCGATGTTCTGGACAAAACAACATTCCTGATGGCGAAGTATATACTGCTCCTGTTAAAGACTCAGTTAATGGTGTTCTTACTCACAACACACCGTCACCCTATAATGGTACAACTTTTGAAAACATTAAATTAACGTTCAAAGATGGAAAGATTGTAGATGCGACATGTTCAAATGAACCTGAAAAATTGAATGCGATACTCGATACTGATGAAGGCGCACGTTATATCGGTGAGTTTGCTATTGGTGTTAATCCTTACATCGCAGAACCTATGCAAGATATCTTATTTGATGAAAAAATTCGTGGCAGCTTCCACTTTACTCCGGGACAATGCTACGATGAAGCATACAATGGCAATACATCAGGCATTCATTGGGATATGGTAAATATCCAACGTGCTGATTATGGTGGTGGCCAAATTTTCTTCGATGATGTTCTTATTCGTGATAACGGATTGTTTGTTTTGCCAGAACTTGAGGCATTAAATCCTGACAACTTAAAATAA
- a CDS encoding DUF948 domain-containing protein, with protein sequence MIAILYWAAFIAAIALLIGAIFLARAFVAMSKTMDAVTKTMGTLDTQVTGITTETQLILNKTNTLVEDVNGKVARLDPIFDAMGDIGVSVQDLNTSIRNMSSTVSNSVKMTEEKVSNTVSYSNAFMVVRDILKKRKANKEVK encoded by the coding sequence ATGATTGCAATATTATATTGGGCTGCATTTATTGCCGCAATCGCTTTACTCATCGGTGCTATCTTTTTAGCCCGTGCATTTGTAGCGATGTCGAAAACAATGGATGCTGTTACAAAAACAATGGGGACGCTTGATACACAAGTTACAGGTATCACAACTGAGACACAGTTAATCTTAAACAAAACCAACACTTTAGTTGAGGATGTTAATGGTAAAGTTGCAAGACTAGATCCAATCTTCGATGCAATGGGTGATATTGGTGTTTCTGTGCAAGATTTAAACACGTCAATCCGTAATATGTCTTCAACGGTATCAAATAGCGTAAAGATGACGGAAGAAAAAGTGAGTAATACGGTATCGTACAGCAATGCATTTATGGTTGTGCGTGATATCTTGAAGAAACGCAAAGCTAACAAAGAAGTTAAATAA
- a CDS encoding YtxH domain-containing protein — MTEKKCVSTQNFVLGGLIGAAVGSVVALLLAPKSGRELRSDINDQVQSAKEKAYDVKDAALEKGAELSDYAKIQTDSLKEQTARFTDTVKSKASEVSGAAKKYGIKIKADTEDAIEEVSGKVEDTQEVVADKVDEAKDKAKDVADKVSDKVDEAKDKAEDVKDKAEDVKDVAHSEAKDVKKAAKKAAKNVEKEIKK, encoded by the coding sequence ATGACAGAGAAAAAATGTGTATCAACTCAAAATTTTGTTTTAGGGGGACTAATTGGTGCGGCTGTTGGATCAGTTGTAGCATTATTACTTGCTCCAAAATCAGGCCGTGAATTACGTTCAGATATTAATGATCAAGTGCAATCTGCTAAAGAGAAAGCATATGATGTAAAAGATGCAGCTTTAGAAAAAGGTGCAGAATTAAGTGATTATGCTAAAATTCAAACAGATTCATTAAAAGAGCAGACAGCTCGCTTTACAGATACTGTAAAATCAAAAGCAAGCGAAGTTTCTGGAGCAGCTAAAAAATATGGTATTAAAATTAAAGCTGATACTGAAGATGCAATAGAAGAGGTTTCTGGTAAAGTAGAGGACACTCAAGAAGTTGTAGCCGATAAAGTAGATGAAGCAAAAGATAAAGCTAAGGATGTAGCTGATAAGGTATCTGATAAAGTAGATGAAGCAAAAGATAAAGCAGAAGACGTGAAAGATAAAGCGGAAGATGTGAAAGATGTTGCTCATTCTGAAGCAAAAGACGTTAAAAAAGCAGCTAAAAAAGCAGCTAAAAATGTTGAAAAAGAAATTAAAAAATAA
- a CDS encoding bifunctional 3-deoxy-7-phosphoheptulonate synthase/chorismate mutase, whose product MNNQPLDELRAKIDLVNKEILDAVNKRQSYIAEIGDVKSKQGVHRYDPVRERDMLNKLIAVNEGPLTDQELEYTFKEIFKVGLEKQEQSKKKELLVSRKRQPENTVVTINGVEVGNGKPAFVFGPCAVESFEQTSSVADKIKSKGLNLMRGGAFKPRTSPYDFQGLGVEGLEILDKVRKGSGLGVISEIVSPLDVEVACEHIDVIQIGARNMQNFELLKAVGKTNKPVLLKRGLAATIDEFIHAAEYILAQGNPNVILCERGIRTYEKATRNTLDLSAVPILKQETHLPVMVDVTHSTGRKDIMLPCAKAALAVGADGVMAEVHPDPAVALSDSAQQMDFEEFDAFWDELKAFAAK is encoded by the coding sequence ATGAATAATCAACCGTTAGATGAACTAAGAGCTAAAATTGACCTAGTCAATAAAGAAATTCTTGATGCAGTGAACAAACGTCAATCGTATATCGCTGAAATTGGAGATGTTAAAAGCAAACAAGGTGTTCACCGTTACGATCCTGTTCGTGAACGTGACATGTTAAATAAATTGATTGCCGTTAATGAAGGTCCCTTAACAGATCAAGAACTTGAATACACTTTTAAAGAAATTTTTAAAGTTGGACTTGAGAAGCAAGAACAAAGTAAGAAAAAAGAATTATTAGTATCACGTAAACGTCAACCAGAAAATACTGTTGTTACTATAAATGGAGTTGAAGTTGGAAATGGTAAACCGGCTTTTGTCTTTGGACCATGTGCGGTAGAATCATTTGAACAAACTTCTTCAGTTGCTGATAAAATTAAAAGTAAGGGTCTTAACTTGATGCGAGGTGGTGCTTTTAAACCACGTACATCACCATATGACTTCCAAGGATTGGGCGTTGAAGGCTTAGAAATTCTTGATAAAGTACGTAAAGGATCTGGACTTGGTGTTATTAGTGAAATCGTTTCACCACTAGATGTTGAAGTCGCATGCGAGCACATTGATGTTATTCAAATTGGTGCACGTAACATGCAAAACTTTGAGTTGCTAAAAGCGGTAGGTAAAACTAATAAACCAGTTTTATTAAAACGTGGACTTGCAGCAACAATTGATGAGTTTATTCATGCAGCAGAATACATCTTGGCACAAGGTAATCCAAACGTTATTTTATGTGAGCGCGGTATCCGTACTTACGAAAAAGCGACACGTAATACGCTTGATTTATCAGCAGTTCCAATCTTAAAACAAGAAACACACTTACCAGTAATGGTAGATGTGACTCATTCTACAGGTCGTAAAGATATCATGTTACCATGTGCAAAAGCTGCTCTTGCAGTAGGTGCAGATGGCGTAATGGCAGAAGTACATCCTGATCCAGCAGTTGCACTTTCAGATTCAGCACAACAAATGGATTTTGAAGAATTTGACGCTTTCTGGGATGAATTAAAAGCATTCGCAGCTAAGTAA
- the ccpA gene encoding catabolite control protein A yields MTITIYDVAREANVSMATVSRVVNGNPNVKPVTRKKVLDVIERLGYRPNAVARGLASKKTTTVGVIIPDISNVFYAELARGIEDIATMYKYNIILSNSDNNEEKELVVLNTLLGKQVDGIVYMGNKITDKLQDELKRANTPVVLAGVLDATEKLPNVNIDYKQSTYAVVTELIGKGHTKIAFLSDGIENTNTRAKYEGYLMALSEAKIELNSALIVELEGNNYHQGTIGWSRLTENKVEATAIFASDDEIAIGALNAAQDAGVKVPDELEVVASNNTKITLMARPQLTTVVQPLYDIGAVAMRLLTKLLNKEEITSPHVTLPYSIQKRGTTK; encoded by the coding sequence ATGACAATTACAATTTACGATGTCGCCCGTGAAGCTAATGTATCAATGGCTACGGTCTCACGTGTCGTCAATGGCAATCCAAATGTTAAACCTGTAACAAGAAAAAAAGTTTTAGACGTTATCGAACGCTTAGGTTATCGTCCAAATGCTGTAGCAAGAGGTTTAGCAAGTAAAAAAACAACAACAGTAGGGGTAATTATTCCTGATATTTCAAACGTTTTTTATGCAGAACTTGCGCGAGGTATTGAAGATATTGCAACAATGTATAAATATAACATCATTTTGAGTAATTCTGATAATAATGAAGAGAAAGAATTAGTCGTACTGAACACACTTCTAGGTAAACAAGTAGATGGTATTGTTTATATGGGTAATAAAATTACAGATAAGCTACAAGACGAACTTAAACGAGCGAATACACCTGTTGTACTCGCTGGGGTATTAGACGCAACTGAGAAACTTCCTAACGTTAATATTGATTATAAACAATCAACCTATGCGGTTGTAACGGAACTGATTGGTAAAGGTCATACTAAGATAGCTTTCTTGAGCGATGGTATCGAAAATACAAATACGCGCGCGAAGTATGAAGGTTACTTGATGGCATTATCTGAAGCTAAGATTGAATTAAACTCAGCGTTAATCGTTGAATTAGAAGGTAATAATTACCATCAAGGTACAATTGGCTGGTCACGTTTAACTGAAAATAAAGTTGAGGCAACAGCTATTTTTGCATCGGATGATGAAATTGCGATAGGTGCTTTGAATGCAGCCCAAGACGCTGGCGTTAAAGTACCAGATGAGCTTGAAGTAGTGGCATCAAACAATACTAAAATTACTTTAATGGCACGCCCACAATTGACAACAGTTGTTCAACCGTTGTATGATATCGGTGCTGTAGCAATGCGCTTATTAACTAAATTGCTTAACAAAGAAGAGATTACGTCACCACATGTGACTTTGCCATACAGTATTCAAAAACGAGGCACAACGAAATAA
- the rlmD gene encoding 23S rRNA (uracil(1939)-C(5))-methyltransferase RlmD → MYQAPPVNKNEEIELTVESLSHEGVGVCKVNGYPLFVKNALPGETVNVKVTKTLKNYGFGRLQKIVTPSIDRVTPPCAVYSQCGGCQLQHLSYQGQKNFKQQHVIDVFRRLGHFTDANVLETKGMDNPWAYRNKSQLPYGTVNGMNQLGFYRERSHDLIATDTCLIQNTHNDRAMQAINAILAKHEVFPYNERTHKGVLRHVMLRYGRSTNELMVVLITRTPDMPSRRVIVEEIIAAVPEIVSVYQNVNNKKTNVIFGEQTIHLYGQETIEDTIHDVKFKISPRSFYQINPDQTEILYAEALKSAALTGNENVIDAYCGIGSISLCLAKDAKHVYGVEIVPEAIEDAKENAIINGLENTTFEAGPAEVVIPNWYKQGITADVICVDPPRKGCDEKLLNTLLKMKPRRIVYVSCNPATLARDARVLVDGGYKLEDVQPVDMFPQTTHVEVVTAFTLVD, encoded by the coding sequence ATGTACCAAGCACCACCCGTTAATAAAAATGAAGAAATTGAACTAACCGTAGAAAGCTTATCACACGAAGGTGTAGGCGTATGTAAGGTTAATGGTTATCCTTTATTCGTTAAAAATGCCTTGCCAGGTGAAACCGTCAATGTAAAAGTAACGAAGACATTAAAAAATTATGGTTTTGGTCGTTTACAAAAAATTGTAACGCCAAGTATCGATCGTGTCACACCGCCTTGTGCTGTTTATTCGCAATGTGGTGGTTGTCAGCTGCAACATTTATCTTACCAAGGGCAAAAGAATTTTAAGCAACAACATGTAATAGATGTTTTTCGTCGATTAGGCCATTTTACAGATGCGAATGTCCTTGAAACAAAAGGGATGGATAATCCATGGGCGTATCGAAATAAATCACAGTTACCTTATGGGACTGTTAATGGCATGAATCAACTAGGTTTTTATCGTGAGCGAAGCCATGATTTGATTGCGACAGATACGTGTCTGATACAAAATACGCACAATGACCGAGCGATGCAAGCAATCAATGCGATTTTAGCTAAACATGAGGTCTTTCCTTATAATGAACGAACACACAAAGGCGTATTACGTCATGTAATGCTACGTTATGGTCGTAGTACTAATGAATTGATGGTTGTGTTGATTACTCGTACACCAGATATGCCAAGTCGCCGAGTGATTGTTGAGGAAATCATTGCCGCAGTGCCAGAAATTGTGAGCGTCTATCAGAATGTTAATAATAAAAAGACAAACGTTATTTTTGGAGAGCAAACGATTCATTTGTATGGTCAAGAAACGATTGAAGATACGATTCATGATGTTAAGTTTAAAATTTCACCACGCTCATTTTATCAAATCAATCCAGACCAAACCGAAATTCTTTATGCAGAAGCATTGAAGAGTGCTGCGTTAACTGGAAATGAGAACGTAATTGACGCTTATTGTGGGATTGGCTCTATTTCATTGTGTCTTGCTAAGGATGCCAAACATGTGTATGGCGTTGAAATAGTACCTGAGGCAATTGAAGATGCGAAAGAAAATGCGATTATTAATGGCTTGGAAAATACGACCTTTGAAGCAGGACCAGCTGAAGTTGTTATCCCTAATTGGTATAAACAAGGAATCACAGCAGATGTTATTTGTGTTGATCCACCGCGTAAAGGGTGCGACGAGAAGTTATTAAATACATTATTGAAAATGAAACCACGTCGAATTGTATATGTATCATGTAACCCTGCAACCTTAGCGCGAGATGCTCGCGTGTTAGTAGATGGTGGTTATAAATTAGAAGATGTGCAACCTGTTGACATGTTTCCACAGACAACTCACGTGGAGGTAGTCACGGCTTTTACGTTAGTTGATTAG
- a CDS encoding iron chaperone — MHTEKPKDVAEYISNQAEVARPLLEAIRALIKEAVPEAEETISWNAPFYKHHGMLAGFAAYKQHIRFGVVGSEIDSVIREKLTERGYNVLERGLQIKFDQEIPMVELTQILQTKAQDNEKKQKNKK; from the coding sequence ATGCACACTGAAAAACCTAAAGATGTGGCGGAATACATATCTAATCAAGCAGAAGTTGCTCGCCCACTCTTAGAAGCAATACGAGCGCTTATTAAAGAAGCGGTACCAGAAGCAGAGGAAACAATTAGCTGGAATGCACCGTTTTATAAACATCATGGTATGTTGGCTGGGTTTGCTGCTTATAAACAGCATATTCGTTTTGGAGTAGTAGGGAGTGAGATTGATAGTGTTATTAGGGAGAAACTCACAGAGCGCGGATATAATGTGCTTGAGCGAGGTCTTCAAATTAAATTTGATCAAGAAATACCAATGGTTGAATTAACACAAATTTTACAAACAAAAGCGCAGGACAACGAGAAAAAACAAAAAAACAAAAAATAA
- a CDS encoding RrF2 family transcriptional regulator, with protein MKFSKSMKQAICIMVLLATQIPEKSLKSQDISERLQMSQAYLKKIMRKLVVAGLIKSVSGNNGGYMIVKSINEMTLYDIYHAVCGPVQTFSDEDNMLLDAFNGAMQAKNGLQELEEVFSLMDRGIEKFLKGIIAGPFLKNILGVSEVPVVDWTDVEKSIKDNLREV; from the coding sequence ATGAAATTTTCCAAAAGTATGAAGCAGGCAATATGCATCATGGTTTTGTTAGCGACGCAGATACCAGAGAAATCGCTTAAATCACAAGATATTAGTGAACGATTACAGATGTCACAAGCGTATTTGAAAAAGATTATGCGTAAATTGGTTGTTGCAGGACTGATAAAATCAGTTTCAGGTAACAACGGAGGTTATATGATTGTGAAATCAATTAATGAAATGACACTGTATGATATTTACCATGCTGTTTGTGGGCCAGTTCAAACATTCAGTGATGAAGATAATATGTTGTTAGATGCATTTAATGGTGCGATGCAGGCTAAAAATGGTTTGCAAGAACTTGAAGAAGTTTTTTCTTTAATGGATAGAGGCATTGAAAAGTTTTTAAAGGGTATCATAGCAGGTCCGTTTTTAAAGAATATTCTTGGCGTCTCTGAAGTGCCAGTTGTTGACTGGACAGACGTTGAAAAGAGTATCAAAGATAATTTAAGGGAGGTATGA